Proteins encoded in a region of the Ancylothrix sp. D3o genome:
- a CDS encoding type IV secretory system conjugative DNA transfer family protein: MMETQTIFFQNTNNLAIVQQRPVDQPLPPAIDGLVTRLKSPTGLLILSMIGLLVLSNWLAGGKKGKTARGRWATGKEKAKAATKARKQIKNPTRNSCALYVGQPAHIKKQLETAWQKDGLLKSAPKKEMFGFLNSTPTLYLPDVQRGVSVIGAPGTGKTFSVIDPLIRSALDQGFPMLLYDFKYPAQTKRAVAYAIKRGYTVKVFSPGRPESEVCNPLDLIRDEEDAVSAGQLAQVIGRNFDRSGGKASSDKFFEEAGDSLVEGILLVTKAVGTLTGNPSYCDLMTAQAILSLSNLAQRMDEASKAKLKVWTSRPLSQIISVKDSEKTVAGIVGTAQRMFQRFLKKDFVGAFCGQTTLPLDLEGKQLIVFGLDRNNRDIVGPLLAAILHMVVTRNVSRTVKRKDPLVTVLDELPTLYLPALVNWLNENREDGFVGILGYQNFAQLKQYYGDNLARAIVGGTGHKFIFNPQDPESAKFFSDYLGEEEIRFETKSRSTGKGSTSRSFGEQFQKRPLLEPAQFLKLSTGQAVVINPGYVSGKEAYIPLLQSIRVPAPDIDEMNWSESKWDAICQRMQRNLSVSDEERRAQFEERRSIVEQLFPLPVEATSSKDMGANLF; this comes from the coding sequence GTGGAAAAAAAGGGAAAACTGCGCGGGGCCGGTGGGCGACGGGTAAAGAGAAAGCCAAAGCCGCAACTAAAGCCAGAAAACAAATCAAGAACCCTACCCGCAATAGTTGTGCCCTTTATGTTGGTCAACCGGCCCATATCAAAAAGCAATTGGAAACTGCTTGGCAAAAGGATGGTTTGTTAAAATCAGCACCTAAAAAAGAGATGTTTGGTTTTTTAAATTCAACCCCGACATTGTATTTACCAGATGTTCAACGTGGAGTTTCTGTAATTGGTGCGCCAGGTACGGGTAAAACTTTTTCAGTAATAGATCCGTTAATTCGGTCTGCATTAGATCAGGGTTTCCCCATGCTTTTGTATGATTTTAAATATCCCGCCCAGACAAAAAGAGCCGTCGCTTACGCTATTAAACGAGGGTACACTGTTAAAGTATTTTCACCAGGCCGGCCTGAATCTGAAGTTTGCAATCCTTTAGATTTAATTCGAGATGAGGAAGATGCTGTTAGTGCTGGTCAATTAGCTCAGGTGATCGGGCGTAATTTTGACCGTTCTGGTGGTAAAGCCAGCAGTGATAAATTCTTTGAAGAGGCCGGTGATAGTTTAGTAGAAGGTATTTTGTTAGTAACAAAAGCTGTAGGAACTCTCACCGGCAATCCTAGTTACTGTGATTTAATGACGGCGCAGGCTATCCTAAGTCTGTCTAATTTAGCGCAACGGATGGATGAAGCTTCTAAGGCTAAATTAAAAGTTTGGACTTCTCGACCACTTTCTCAGATTATTAGTGTCAAAGATTCTGAGAAAACGGTGGCCGGTATTGTTGGTACCGCTCAACGAATGTTCCAACGTTTCCTCAAAAAAGATTTTGTTGGTGCATTCTGTGGTCAAACTACCCTCCCCCTTGATTTGGAAGGTAAGCAGTTAATTGTCTTCGGTTTAGACCGCAATAATCGTGATATTGTTGGGCCTCTATTGGCTGCTATCCTCCACATGGTTGTTACTCGTAATGTCTCGCGTACTGTTAAGCGTAAAGACCCTCTGGTGACAGTGCTAGATGAGCTTCCTACTCTCTACCTACCGGCCTTAGTGAATTGGTTAAATGAAAACCGGGAAGATGGGTTTGTTGGGATTTTAGGTTATCAGAACTTCGCTCAACTTAAACAATATTATGGAGATAATTTGGCGAGGGCAATTGTGGGGGGGACTGGTCATAAGTTTATTTTTAACCCACAAGATCCAGAGTCTGCTAAATTCTTTTCTGATTATTTGGGAGAAGAGGAAATCCGGTTTGAAACTAAATCTCGTAGCACCGGCAAAGGTAGTACGTCTCGCAGCTTTGGTGAGCAATTTCAAAAGCGGCCATTGCTTGAACCGGCCCAGTTTTTAAAGTTGTCTACAGGCCAAGCGGTTGTTATTAATCCTGGGTATGTTTCGGGTAAGGAAGCCTATATTCCTTTGCTGCAAAGTATTAGAGTGCCGGCTCCTGATATTGATGAGATGAATTGGTCTGAATCTAAGTGGGATGCTATTTGCCAACGGATGCAACGTAATCTGTCGGTTTCTGATGAAGAACGCCGTGCCCAATTTGAAGAACGTCGCTCTATTGTTGAGCAGTTATTTCCATTGCCGGTTGAGGCCACTTCTTCTAAAGATATGGGTGCTAACTTGTTCTAA
- a CDS encoding ATP-binding protein, with protein sequence MDLYTLPQLLKSNCPIVEVVAPLIERPRVFNYISGVAGLFQIPTYLCSFGSLELLLFSDGAVVPVEKINGSFFDFLNHWDKPGLFIIENLQSLLGVSSDWQSKQQNLEMTSQLVNLFYKLVTRKDCYVVLLSTAGQHLNSTLAGLIPSLVEPLPSPCNLVEYLEDLTAEFPIVSAFDKDELIGAVSGLYQEEIKRGIYYWHCGLLGDIDLVASLLKYKIERFREFGLNFKQPSLMSEFGGLDRLRSALDSVVFRYSTVAQSLGLPLPKGWLMVGPPGTGKTFAAGVCAAKLKVPLVIVDVGAMVAGGVVYVEELLRRVEALGRSVLYFDEFDKLFSAS encoded by the coding sequence ATGGATTTATATACATTGCCGCAACTGTTAAAATCTAATTGTCCCATTGTTGAAGTGGTAGCCCCTTTGATTGAACGACCGCGTGTTTTTAACTATATTTCAGGGGTGGCCGGCCTCTTTCAAATTCCTACTTACTTATGTTCGTTTGGTTCCCTTGAATTGCTCTTATTTTCAGATGGGGCTGTGGTGCCGGTTGAGAAAATTAATGGGAGTTTTTTTGATTTCCTGAACCATTGGGATAAACCTGGCCTTTTTATTATTGAAAATCTACAATCTCTTTTAGGAGTTTCTTCTGATTGGCAATCCAAACAACAAAATTTAGAGATGACTTCTCAACTTGTTAATTTATTTTACAAGTTGGTTACGCGGAAAGATTGTTATGTGGTTTTGCTTTCAACTGCGGGGCAACATCTAAATTCTACTTTAGCCGGTTTAATTCCTTCGTTGGTGGAACCTCTACCTAGTCCCTGCAATTTAGTGGAATATTTGGAAGACTTAACCGCAGAATTTCCCATAGTTTCGGCTTTTGATAAGGATGAATTAATTGGGGCGGTTTCTGGATTATATCAAGAGGAAATTAAACGAGGGATTTATTACTGGCACTGCGGTTTATTAGGTGACATTGATTTAGTTGCTAGTTTACTTAAGTATAAAATTGAGCGTTTTAGAGAATTTGGCTTAAATTTTAAGCAGCCCTCGCTTATGTCAGAATTTGGGGGATTAGATCGGCTACGTTCTGCTTTAGATAGCGTTGTATTCCGTTATTCAACGGTGGCACAATCTTTGGGGTTGCCATTGCCCAAGGGTTGGTTAATGGTCGGGCCGCCGGGGACGGGTAAAACTTTTGCTGCCGGTGTTTGTGCTGCTAAATTGAAAGTTCCGCTGGTAATTGTTGATGTTGGCGCTATGGTGGCCGGTGGCGTCGTTTATGTTGAGGAGTTACTGCGCCGCGTTGAAGCTTTAGGCCGGTCTGTCCTCTATTTTGATGAGTTTGATAAGTTGTTTTCTGCCAGTAG